In the Hordeum vulgare subsp. vulgare chromosome 7H, MorexV3_pseudomolecules_assembly, whole genome shotgun sequence genome, one interval contains:
- the LOC123412445 gene encoding chorismate mutase 2, cytosolic-like — protein sequence MAAHLLLLCNAITLLLVPPSCAGLGLDTVRGFLTREEDTVVFSLIERAKHPLNLPAYDDRACFGPAGRHGRRNGSFVELFVRESEQIQAKAGRYQSQQEIPFFQSRVPFTLAPPYNFTTDLHPAAASVNVNDAIWGMYFSELLPQLANNGSDDGNYAVTAASDLACLQALSRRINYGRYVAEVKFRGDQQRYTPLIRSKDKDALMKLLTSQTQEDVVKRRVEKKAMVFGQDVTLDGPTETGDDNSSQSSFKVAPSAVYELYDRWVIPLTKQVEVEYLLHRLD from the exons ATGGCCGCGCATCTCCTCCTCTTATGCAACGCGATTACGCTGCTGCTGGTGCCCCCGTCGTGCGCGGGGCTCGGGCTCGACACGGTGAGGGGCTTCCTCACCAGGGAGGAGGACACCGTCGTCTTCAGCCTCATCGAGAGGGCCAAGCACCCGCTGAACCTGCCGGCCTACGACGACCGCGCGTGCTTCGGCCCCGccggccgccatggccgccgcaaCGGTTCCTTCGTCGAGCTCTTCGTCCGGGAGTCCGAGCAGATCCAGGCCAAG GCAGGAAGGTACCAAAGCCAGCAGGAGATCCCCTTCTTCCAGTCCAGAGTGCCCTTCACGCTGGCGCCTCCATACAACTTCACCACC GATCTGCATCCCGCGGCGGCATCCGTGAACGTGAACGACGCCATATGGGGCATGTATTTCAGCGAGCTGCTCCCTCAGCTGGCCAACAATGGCAGCGACGATGGCAACTACGCTGTGACTGCCGCCTCGGATCTCGCGTGCCTGCAG GCGCTCTCGAGGAGGATCAATTACGGGAGGTACGTGGCAGAAGTGAAGTTCAGAGGAGACCAGCAAAGATACACACCTTTGATTCGTTCAAAG GACAAGGATGCTCTGATGAAACTGCTGACATCTCAAACCCAAGAGGATGTGGTGAAGAGGAGGGTGGAGAAGAAAGCCATGGTGTTCGGCCAAGATGTCACCTTGGATGGACCTACTGAAACTGGTGACGACAACAGCAGCCAATCCAGCTTCAAAGTCGCCCCTTCGGCGGTTTACGAGTTGTATGACCGATGGGTCATCCCCCTGACAAAGCAAGTGGAGGTCGAGTACCTTCTCCACCGTCTCGATTGA
- the LOC123412444 gene encoding zinc finger protein 346-like, whose amino-acid sequence MELARRAAPRTCADDIYGIPIPSPNAQMTIQELHRELLQEQIRQRVIVAELAKQQQLEADFQRELLYRDVDARFRQITMPRHGTSPLPHDEPRDVPVPLARRPVKDRIEEWYQPPWCSLASEEDEPMVGAKRHKNALSGVKRKRTAEDPSWICSMCDAKCYNETDLQNHLRGRRHQENIEALQGQDKGAEARLHEKGVAQLADKNLKPVSKWLCSICDANCTSQSDLANHLRGRRHQRKIEAFQGEGKGSEARLHEKNMPLLADNNQKQVPRWMCSICSANCKSQSDLSSHLRSRRHQENIEAFQGEGKGSEAMLHEKKMPQLAANNQKPVPRWTCDICSVNCTSQSVLESHLRGRRHQENIEALQGDDKGTEVSRWTCDICNVNCTSECDLESHVRGRRHQENIEAFQGEGKGSEARLHEKKMLQLADNNQEPVSRWMCNICNANCTSESDLENHLRGRRHQENIEALQGDGKDPEVSGWTCDICNANCTSQSDLDSHLRGRRHQENVEAFQGGGKGTEASRWICDICNANCMSQSDFESHLKGRRHQSNVQA is encoded by the exons ATGGAACTCGCCCGTCGAGCCGCTCCTCGGACGTGCGCCGACGACATCTACGGCATTCCCATCCCTTCCCCCAACG CGCAGATGACGATACAAGAGCTCCACCGGGAGCTCTTGCAGGAGCAGATCCGCCAGCGAGTCATCGTGGCCGAACTGGCCAAGCAGCAGCAGCTGGAGGCTGACTTCCAGCGCGAACTCTTGTACCGTGATGTCGATGCCAGGTTCCGGCAGATCACAATGCCCCGCCATGGCACATCCCCTTTGCCTCATGATGAGCCACGGGACGTGCCCGTGCCGCTTGCGAGACGGCCCGTTAAAGATCGGATTGAGGAATGGTACCAACCCCCATGGTGCAGTCTGGCGAGCGAGGAGGATGAACCAATGGTTGGG GCTAAGCGGCACAAAAATGCACTCTCTGGGGTGAAGAGGAAACGGACTGCAGAAGATCCATCGTGGATTTGCAGCATGTGCGATGCGAAATGCTACAATGAAACAGATTTACAGAATCACTTAAGAGGCAGAAGGCACCAAGAGAACATAGAAGCTCTGCAGGGACAAGACAAGGGAGCTGAAGCGAGGTTGCATGAAAAAGGAGTTGCCCAGCTTGCAGACAAGAACCTGAAACCAGTGTCAaaatggttgtgcagcatctgcgATGCTAACTGCACATCTCAGTCTGACCTTGCGAATCACCTCCGAGGCAGAAGGCACCAAAGGAAGATAGAAGCTTTTCAGGGAGAAGGCAAAGGAAGTGAAGCAAGGCTTCATGAAAAGAACATGCCCCTGCTTGCGGACAATAACCAGAAACAAGTGCCAAGATGGATGTGCAGCATCtgcagtgctaactgcaaatctcaaTCTGACCTCTCGAGTCACCTCCGAAGCAGAAGGCACCAAGAGAACATAGAAGCTTTTCAGGGAGAAGGCAAGGGAAGTGAAGCAATGCTGCATGAAAAGAAAATGCCACAGCTTGCGGCTAATAACCAGAAACCAGTGCCAAGATGGACATGCGACATCTGCAGTGTTAACTGCACATCTCAATCTGTCCTCGAGAGTCACCTCCGAGGCAGAAGGCACCAAGAGAACATAGAAGCTCTGCAGGGAGATGACAAGGGAACTGAAGTGTCAAGATGGACGTGCGATATCTGCAATGTTAACTGCACATCTGAATGTGACCTCGAGAGTCACGTCCGAGGCAGAAGGCACCAGGAGAACATAGAAGCTTTTCAGGGAGAAGGCAAGGGAAGTGAAGCAAGGCTGCATGAAAAGAAAATGCTCCAGCTTGCCGACAATAACCAGGAACCAGTGTcaagatggatgtgcaacatctgcAATGCTAACTGCACATCTGAATCTGACCTCGAGAATCACCTCAGAGGCAGAAGGCACCAAGAGAACATAGAAGCTCTGCAAGGAGATGGCAAGGACCCTGAAGTGTCAGGATGGACGTGTGATATCTGCAATGCTAACTGCACATCTCAATCTGACCTCGATAGTCACCTCCGAGGCAGAAGGCACCAAGAGAACGTAGAAGCTTTTCAGGGAGGTGGCAAGGGAACTGAGGCGTCAAGATGGATTTGCGATATCTGCAATGCTAACTGCATGTCTCAATCTGATTTCGAGAGTCACCTCAAAGGCAGAAGGCACCAATCAAACGTGCAAGCCTGA